The stretch of DNA TGCGACCTCATAGCAGATCATCGGGTGGATGGGAATATCGGCAACGATTGCCACGGTCTCTTCATTCTCATAGATCCTGACCGGGACGTTGATCACGCCCTTCGCCATCATGGCGACGGGCGGGAAATACTTGCTCGTGATATTCCCGATCTGGTTGAACTCCATCTGCTCCACGAGGTACTGAAGAGCAATGCTCCCGACGAGGCCACTCCCGGGAAATCCCATCAGAACTATAGGATTTTCCCCGCTGAGCGGCTTAGATGTTATTTTTATCTCTGGCTCGACCGTCATTACGTTACCATAGACAGCGTATAATAAAAACATTCTTCACCGCCCGGCCTCTCCAGGAAAGCGTCCACCCACCATCGGAGGGGGGGGCTCGGAAGAGGGCCTGCACAAAGCGCGGCCGATAAAAATGCGCTCATGAGTATATCAATGCGATCGGCGCACCAGGGAGGGAGTGAGCATGACAAATTTATGCAGGCGGATACAAAGAAGAAAGCATGCAGGAGTACCAGATCAAGCGGGGATTTAAAGACGGACTGGAAGAGCGGATGATCGCCTCCCTCACCGAATGTTTCGGGATTGAACCCGAGGAGCGGGACGGGCACCACATCATCTCGTTCGGTGCCCTCAAGCGCCTCAACGTCTGCCTCGGCCCGAAGGGAAACACCGTTCTCGTCGACACCGAGTCCGACCTCTCTGCCGACGACGAGACGATCCTGGATACAAACCGGCGGTTCAGGCGGTACCTCGACGCCGTCACCGGCTACAACTCCAAAGAGCGGGCAAAAAAGATGCAGAAAGCCGACTGAAAACAGGATTCTTTTTTCCTGCCTTCGTTTTTCGAACGTCGCGATCGGCCGTTCAGGCATTTATCGACGACACTTTCCCAAACCTTATCTTCTCCGCCCACAAGGTGCCATCATGGATCCGGTGATCGCATCCATCCGCAAAGAACTACAGGAACAGGCCGACCCAGAGATTCAAAAGACCGCTCGACGGTTTTTTAAGGAAGAAATCATCTGTTACGGCCTGAAGACCGCAACAGTCACCGCCATCGCAAAAAAATACTGGAAGGAAGTGAAAGGGCGGGAAAAACCGGAGATCTTCGCCCTCTGCGAAGAACTCTATCGTTCAGGTCATATGGAAGAGGCGTTCATCGTCTCGACCTGGGCGCACCTGCTCAAAGACCGCTACGAGCGCGAAGACATCGCCGTCTTCAGGCGGTGGATCGACACGTATATTTCCAACTGGGCAGAGTGCGACGGCTTTTGCAACCATACGATGGGCGAGTTCATCGAACAATATCCCGAATATATCGAGGAACTCAAACGCTGGACGCATTCAGGAAACCGGTGGATGCGGAGAGCGGCGGCGGTCTCGTTGATCATCCCGGCAAAACAC from Methanofollis liminatans DSM 4140 encodes:
- a CDS encoding DNA alkylation repair protein; the encoded protein is MDPVIASIRKELQEQADPEIQKTARRFFKEEIICYGLKTATVTAIAKKYWKEVKGREKPEIFALCEELYRSGHMEEAFIVSTWAHLLKDRYEREDIAVFRRWIDTYISNWAECDGFCNHTMGEFIEQYPEYIEELKRWTHSGNRWMRRAAAVSLIIPAKHGRFLDEALEIADLLLLDQDDLVQKGYGWLLKEASRKHTDEVFSYVMQNRRAMPRTALRYAIEVMPKDLKAEAMRKD
- a CDS encoding DUF5611 family protein, coding for MQEYQIKRGFKDGLEERMIASLTECFGIEPEERDGHHIISFGALKRLNVCLGPKGNTVLVDTESDLSADDETILDTNRRFRRYLDAVTGYNSKERAKKMQKAD